One part of the Lathamus discolor isolate bLatDis1 chromosome 23, bLatDis1.hap1, whole genome shotgun sequence genome encodes these proteins:
- the CERS5 gene encoding ceramide synthase 5 isoform X2: MRTVRREGQGRPPRPAVGCGGRLSCGRREGGRRRKMAAAAAAALRAWFWNERFWLPHNVTWADLAGEPGPPGSGLQYPRAGHVLSAFPLALGIFAVRLLFERFIAKPCAINLGIQDSGPHRAQPNAILEKVFTSISKSPDGRRLEGLSKQLDWDVRKIQRWFRHRRNQDKPTTLTKFCESMWRFTFYLCIFFYGIRFLWTAPWFWDTRQCWYNYPFQDFLIMFVHHLATIGLITFSYMNNMVRVGTLVLCLHDASDFLLEAAKLANYAKYQRLCDAFFMLFGVVFIVTRLGIYPFWILNTTLFESWELIGPYPSWWLFNGLLVTLQILHIIWSYLIIRTAYKALVRGKVSKDDRSDVESSSEEEEVTSNSTKGVFSTSSNGSNCINGHVAGGQWTEDE, encoded by the exons ATGCGCACTGTCCGCCGGGAGGGGCAGGGCCGTCCGCCCCGCCCCGCTGTGGGATGCGGTGGCCGCCTCAGCTGCGGCCgccgggagggagggaggcggCGGAAGatggcggcggccgcggcggcggcgctgcgggCCTGGTTCTGGAACGAACGGTTCTGGCTGCCGCACAACGTGACGTGGGCGGACCTGGCCGGGGAGCCGGGCCCGCCGGGCAGCGGGCTGCAGTACCCGCGGGCGGGCCACGTCCTCTCCGCCTTCCCGCTGGCGCTCGGCATCTTCGCTGTGCGGCTGCTCTTCGAGAG GTTTATTGCCAAGCCATGTGCCATAAACCTTGGCATTCAAGACAGTGGACCTCACAGAGCCCAGCCCAATGCAATTTTAGAGAAAGTGTTTACATCCATCAGTAAG TCTCCAGATGGAAGGAGGTTAGAAGGCCTGTCAAAGCAGCTAGACTGGGATGTTCGGAAGATCCAGCGCTGGTTTCGTCACCGGAGGAACCAGGACAAACCCACCACCCTCACTAAATTTTGTGAGAGCAT gtggagatttacattttatttatgtatatttttttatggAATCAGATTTCTCTGGACG GCACCCTGGTTTTGGGACACACGACAGTGCTGGTACAACTACCCTTTTCAG gACTTCCTGATCATGTTTGTCCATCATTTGGCCACAATTGGACTTATTACATTCTCTTATATGAATAATATGGTGCGGGTTGGAACTCTGGTGCTGTGTCTCCATGATGCATCAGATTTCCTTTTAGAG GCTGCAAAGCTAGCCAATTATGCCAAGTACCAACGTCTGTGTGATGCTTTCTTCATGCTCTTTGGTGTCGTATTCATTGTTACACGGTTGGGCATTTATCCTTTCTG GATTTTGAATACAACCCTGTTTGAAAGCTGGGAGTTGATTGGTCCATACCCTTCGTGGTGGCTCTTCAATGGGCTCTTGGTGACATTGCAGATCCTGCATATCATCTGGTCTTATCTCATCATTCGCACTGCCTACAAGGCCCTCGTGCGGGGAAAG GTATCCAAAGATGACCGCAGTGATgtggagagcagctctgaagaggaggaggtgactTCCAACAGCACAAAAGGAGTTTTCAGCACTTCAAGTAATGGCTCCAACTGCATTAATGGCCATGTGGCTGGTGGGCAGTGGACAGAAGATGAGTAA
- the CERS5 gene encoding ceramide synthase 5 isoform X3: MRTVRREGQGRPPRPAVGCGGRLSCGRREGGRRRKMAAAAAAALRAWFWNERFWLPHNVTWADLAGEPGPPGSGLQYPRAGHVLSAFPLALGIFAVRLLFERFIAKPCAINLGIQDSGPHRAQPNAILEKVFTSISKSPDGRRLEGLSKQLDWDVRKIQRWFRHRRNQDKPTTLTKFCESMWRFTFYLCIFFYGIRFLWTAPWFWDTRQCWYNYPFQPLTSRLYYYYILELAFYWSLMFSQFTDIKRKDFLIMFVHHLATIGLITFSYMNNMVRVGTLVLCLHDASDFLLEAAKLANYAKYQRLCDAFFMLFGVVFIVTRLGIYPFWILNTTLFESWELIGPYPSWWLFNGLLVTLQILHIIWSYLIIRTAYKALVRGKVRLLLCLLHSFLLFSVPDWSWTVSSFACKCDLCFWLFAEMHLWLFPG; encoded by the exons ATGCGCACTGTCCGCCGGGAGGGGCAGGGCCGTCCGCCCCGCCCCGCTGTGGGATGCGGTGGCCGCCTCAGCTGCGGCCgccgggagggagggaggcggCGGAAGatggcggcggccgcggcggcggcgctgcgggCCTGGTTCTGGAACGAACGGTTCTGGCTGCCGCACAACGTGACGTGGGCGGACCTGGCCGGGGAGCCGGGCCCGCCGGGCAGCGGGCTGCAGTACCCGCGGGCGGGCCACGTCCTCTCCGCCTTCCCGCTGGCGCTCGGCATCTTCGCTGTGCGGCTGCTCTTCGAGAG GTTTATTGCCAAGCCATGTGCCATAAACCTTGGCATTCAAGACAGTGGACCTCACAGAGCCCAGCCCAATGCAATTTTAGAGAAAGTGTTTACATCCATCAGTAAG TCTCCAGATGGAAGGAGGTTAGAAGGCCTGTCAAAGCAGCTAGACTGGGATGTTCGGAAGATCCAGCGCTGGTTTCGTCACCGGAGGAACCAGGACAAACCCACCACCCTCACTAAATTTTGTGAGAGCAT gtggagatttacattttatttatgtatatttttttatggAATCAGATTTCTCTGGACG GCACCCTGGTTTTGGGACACACGACAGTGCTGGTACAACTACCCTTTTCAG cctcTAACATCCAGGCTTTATTATTACTATATCTTGGAGCTGGCCTTCTATTGGTCTCTCATGTTTTCTCAGTTTACAGACATTAAACGGAAG gACTTCCTGATCATGTTTGTCCATCATTTGGCCACAATTGGACTTATTACATTCTCTTATATGAATAATATGGTGCGGGTTGGAACTCTGGTGCTGTGTCTCCATGATGCATCAGATTTCCTTTTAGAG GCTGCAAAGCTAGCCAATTATGCCAAGTACCAACGTCTGTGTGATGCTTTCTTCATGCTCTTTGGTGTCGTATTCATTGTTACACGGTTGGGCATTTATCCTTTCTG GATTTTGAATACAACCCTGTTTGAAAGCTGGGAGTTGATTGGTCCATACCCTTCGTGGTGGCTCTTCAATGGGCTCTTGGTGACATTGCAGATCCTGCATATCATCTGGTCTTATCTCATCATTCGCACTGCCTACAAGGCCCTCGTGCGGGGAAAGGTAAGACTGCTG CTCTGtcttcttcattctttcctccttttctctgtgCCAGATTGGAGCTGGACAGTTTCATCCTTTGCATGTAAGTGTGATCTGTGCTTCTGGTTGTTCGCTGAAATGCACCTGTGGCTGTTTCCAGGCTAA
- the CERS5 gene encoding ceramide synthase 5 isoform X1 yields the protein MRTVRREGQGRPPRPAVGCGGRLSCGRREGGRRRKMAAAAAAALRAWFWNERFWLPHNVTWADLAGEPGPPGSGLQYPRAGHVLSAFPLALGIFAVRLLFERFIAKPCAINLGIQDSGPHRAQPNAILEKVFTSISKSPDGRRLEGLSKQLDWDVRKIQRWFRHRRNQDKPTTLTKFCESMWRFTFYLCIFFYGIRFLWTAPWFWDTRQCWYNYPFQPLTSRLYYYYILELAFYWSLMFSQFTDIKRKDFLIMFVHHLATIGLITFSYMNNMVRVGTLVLCLHDASDFLLEAAKLANYAKYQRLCDAFFMLFGVVFIVTRLGIYPFWILNTTLFESWELIGPYPSWWLFNGLLVTLQILHIIWSYLIIRTAYKALVRGKVSKDDRSDVESSSEEEEVTSNSTKGVFSTSSNGSNCINGHVAGGQWTEDE from the exons ATGCGCACTGTCCGCCGGGAGGGGCAGGGCCGTCCGCCCCGCCCCGCTGTGGGATGCGGTGGCCGCCTCAGCTGCGGCCgccgggagggagggaggcggCGGAAGatggcggcggccgcggcggcggcgctgcgggCCTGGTTCTGGAACGAACGGTTCTGGCTGCCGCACAACGTGACGTGGGCGGACCTGGCCGGGGAGCCGGGCCCGCCGGGCAGCGGGCTGCAGTACCCGCGGGCGGGCCACGTCCTCTCCGCCTTCCCGCTGGCGCTCGGCATCTTCGCTGTGCGGCTGCTCTTCGAGAG GTTTATTGCCAAGCCATGTGCCATAAACCTTGGCATTCAAGACAGTGGACCTCACAGAGCCCAGCCCAATGCAATTTTAGAGAAAGTGTTTACATCCATCAGTAAG TCTCCAGATGGAAGGAGGTTAGAAGGCCTGTCAAAGCAGCTAGACTGGGATGTTCGGAAGATCCAGCGCTGGTTTCGTCACCGGAGGAACCAGGACAAACCCACCACCCTCACTAAATTTTGTGAGAGCAT gtggagatttacattttatttatgtatatttttttatggAATCAGATTTCTCTGGACG GCACCCTGGTTTTGGGACACACGACAGTGCTGGTACAACTACCCTTTTCAG cctcTAACATCCAGGCTTTATTATTACTATATCTTGGAGCTGGCCTTCTATTGGTCTCTCATGTTTTCTCAGTTTACAGACATTAAACGGAAG gACTTCCTGATCATGTTTGTCCATCATTTGGCCACAATTGGACTTATTACATTCTCTTATATGAATAATATGGTGCGGGTTGGAACTCTGGTGCTGTGTCTCCATGATGCATCAGATTTCCTTTTAGAG GCTGCAAAGCTAGCCAATTATGCCAAGTACCAACGTCTGTGTGATGCTTTCTTCATGCTCTTTGGTGTCGTATTCATTGTTACACGGTTGGGCATTTATCCTTTCTG GATTTTGAATACAACCCTGTTTGAAAGCTGGGAGTTGATTGGTCCATACCCTTCGTGGTGGCTCTTCAATGGGCTCTTGGTGACATTGCAGATCCTGCATATCATCTGGTCTTATCTCATCATTCGCACTGCCTACAAGGCCCTCGTGCGGGGAAAG GTATCCAAAGATGACCGCAGTGATgtggagagcagctctgaagaggaggaggtgactTCCAACAGCACAAAAGGAGTTTTCAGCACTTCAAGTAATGGCTCCAACTGCATTAATGGCCATGTGGCTGGTGGGCAGTGGACAGAAGATGAGTAA
- the LOC136003708 gene encoding cytochrome c oxidase assembly protein COX14 → MVSGKQLADFGYKAFSGSMMLLTVYAGYLCSVRAYRLLERRRERQAAAGPES, encoded by the coding sequence ATGGTGTCCGGCAAGCAGCTGGCGGACTTCGGCTACAAGGCCTTCTCCGGGTCCATGATGCTGCTCACGGTGTACGCCGGGTACCTGTGCAGCGTCCGCGCCTACCGCCTGCTCGAGCGCCGGCGGGAGCGGCAGGCCGCGGCCGGCCCCGAGAGCTGA
- the GPD1 gene encoding glycerol-3-phosphate dehydrogenase [NAD(+)], cytoplasmic, which translates to MGGKRVCIVGSGNWGSAIAKIAGSNAARLSTFENQVNMWVLQEEVGGRRLTDIINTEHENVKYLPGHKLPPNVVAEPDLLKACAGADILLFVVPHQFIGKVCDQLKGHVKKDAVGMSLIKGVDEGPDGLRLISDIIHEKLGIEMSVLMGANIANEVADEKFCETTIGCKDLQHGQTLKELMQTPNFRVTVVQEADTVEICGALKNVVAVGAGFCDGLGYGDNTKAAVIRLGLMEMIGFAKLFCKGPVTSSTFLQSCGVADLITTCYGGRNRKVAEAFAKTGKSLEQLEKEMLNGQKLQGPQTSAELHRILKSKNVVEKFPLFTAVYQICYEGKPVTDVIKCLQNHPEHK; encoded by the exons ATGGGTGGCAAAAGAGTCTGCATCGTGGGCTCTGGCAACTG gggCTCGGCCATCGCCAAGATCGCCGGCAGCAACGCGGCGCGGCTGAGCACCTTCGAGAACCAGGTGAACatgtgggtgctgcaggaggaggtgggTGGCCGGCGGCTCACGGACATCATCAACACCGAGCACGAGAACGTCAAGTACCTGCCAGGGCACAAGCTGCCCCCCAACGTG GTAGCAGAGCCAGACCTGCTGAAAGCCTGTGCTGGGGCCGACATCCTCCTCTTTGTGGTGCCCCACCAGTTTATTGGCAAAGTCTGTGACCAGCTCAAGGGCCATGTGAAGAAAGATGCTGTTGGGATGTCACTCATCAAG GGGGTGGATGAAGGACCAGATGGGCTGAGGCTGATCTCAGACATCATCCATGAGAAACTGGGAATAGAGATGAGCGTCCTCATGGGGGCCAATATTGCAAATGAAGTGGCAGACGAGAAGTTCTGTGAAACAACCATTG GCTGCAAGGACCTGCAGCATGGGCAGACATTGAAGGAGCTGATGCAGACACCGAATTTCCGGGTGACAGTGGTGCAGGAAGCTGACACTGTGGAGATCTGTGGGGCTCTCAAG AACGTTGTGGCTGTAGGAGCAGGTTTCTGTGACGGACTCGGCTACGGAGACAACACGAAGGCTGCCGTGATCCGTCTGGGACTGATGGAGATGATCGGCTTTGCCAAACTCTTCTGCAAGGGCCCTGTCACCTCCTCTAcattcctgcagagctgtggggtTGCCGATCTCATCACTACCTGCTACGGTGGCCGCAACCGAAAGGTGGCCGAGGCTTTTGCCAAGACTGGGAAG TCTCTtgagcagctggagaaggagatgTTGAATGGGCAGAAGCTGCAGGGTCCCCAGACGTCTGCTGAGCTCCATCGCATCCTGAAAAGCAAGAATGTGGTAGAGAA GTTCCCCCTCTTCACAGCTGTGTATCAGATCTGCTATGAGGGCAAACCTGTTACTGATGTCATCAAGTGCCTCCAGAACCACCCTGAGCACAAGTAA